The proteins below are encoded in one region of Planctopirus limnophila DSM 3776:
- a CDS encoding DMP19 family protein encodes MDYITLGIIASVAIFLYLAFREYFSAGRGGFHDWVTNPDYRKAASDYFAARAALVIPDDISESEIRGMVERLFVEKDQDFNKERLKLVGIKALPFLIEALEDPQTAVKMFSKDGHAFAEKSPFERICNILEPLAPPSAVGALSRYIVHDNEHFRVYAALAMANIGTAECIPHTLKSLTDQNPQVCTFGMYGIHRGITAQRSEKAFLDAVFPTLIELLTRDDLSTTRTAPELLLAIDRERATEILISSANLAVDNNRSEYNLLALNNAKVKIPHERLLPFLNTVKPLIGKYPHSYEYSAALVSYAINPDSKAQEVIQSELNSTEEVVRRGAGEAIAILHGVLDAYGYALNRMDDLGFDDLSSPLKLYLAVRIYDSEVNNGGHTQFFSNSSGGHWMEALKGLKEMGAHERAKVLEEAIKLFGASGPSRNDENRHKELAKLVSRHRKLFESLDDRYYSCTEDVNVLLAKFAVQNKQHFMKNGTT; translated from the coding sequence ATGGATTATATAACACTGGGGATAATTGCCAGCGTGGCAATATTTCTTTATCTTGCCTTCCGTGAGTATTTCTCGGCGGGCCGAGGCGGCTTCCACGACTGGGTCACGAACCCGGACTATAGAAAGGCAGCAAGCGACTATTTCGCTGCGCGGGCCGCGCTGGTCATCCCTGACGATATCTCCGAATCTGAAATCCGAGGAATGGTCGAAAGGCTGTTCGTCGAGAAGGATCAGGATTTCAACAAGGAACGCCTGAAGCTTGTGGGAATCAAAGCTTTGCCCTTTCTCATCGAGGCTCTCGAAGATCCTCAAACCGCAGTGAAGATGTTCTCCAAAGATGGCCACGCATTCGCTGAAAAGTCGCCTTTCGAACGAATATGCAATATACTTGAACCTTTAGCCCCACCTTCCGCAGTGGGAGCGTTATCACGATACATCGTGCATGACAACGAGCACTTCCGTGTTTATGCGGCCCTAGCCATGGCAAACATCGGCACTGCGGAATGCATTCCGCATACCCTGAAATCCCTGACCGATCAGAACCCTCAGGTTTGCACATTCGGAATGTATGGCATCCACAGGGGAATCACCGCCCAGCGAAGCGAGAAAGCGTTTCTCGACGCCGTTTTCCCTACACTGATTGAGTTGTTGACCCGTGATGATCTCAGCACCACCCGGACGGCTCCCGAACTATTGCTTGCCATCGACCGGGAGCGGGCCACCGAAATCCTGATTTCCTCGGCGAACCTTGCCGTCGATAACAATAGGTCGGAATATAATTTGTTGGCATTGAACAATGCGAAAGTCAAGATTCCGCACGAACGTCTTCTGCCCTTCCTCAACACTGTGAAGCCGCTCATTGGTAAGTATCCACATAGCTACGAGTACTCAGCGGCATTAGTCTCATACGCAATCAATCCGGATTCGAAAGCCCAAGAGGTGATTCAGTCGGAATTGAATTCCACCGAGGAGGTGGTGAGAAGGGGTGCTGGGGAGGCCATCGCAATTCTCCATGGTGTGCTCGACGCCTATGGTTACGCCCTCAACCGTATGGACGACCTCGGCTTTGATGATCTGTCTTCTCCGCTAAAACTCTACCTTGCCGTACGAATCTACGACTCGGAGGTCAACAATGGCGGGCACACTCAGTTCTTCTCCAATTCTTCCGGCGGTCATTGGATGGAAGCACTGAAAGGACTGAAGGAGATGGGCGCTCATGAACGTGCGAAAGTTCTCGAAGAAGCAATAAAGCTCTTTGGAGCATCCGGTCCTTCGCGGAACGACGAGAATCGTCACAAAGAGCTCGCGAAGTTGGTTTCTCGCCACAGAAAGCTCTTTGAATCTCTGGACGATCGGTACTATTCATGCACCGAAGACGTAAATGTGCTTCTGGCGAAGTTTGCGGTTCAGAACAAACAGCACTTCATGAAGAACGGAACGACCTGA
- a CDS encoding formylglycine-generating enzyme family protein: protein MAWLIEQAGSTNPTDSAARVANGWQGIRLCALLWLAPWLLSGCGGGTKPPAPAAPVAPPPVAIKTVKPAAPEPAENPPGEAAPVEGEATAGPAMAPPGEHPANVFDFVAPGSVNSVTSSTPLPHEIDQFVIAQVADQAGATSFVVTEIPATTETGSSIDASGNPANLQGNRLPIGFMSVPGTGLSPDGWPKRIICQYDGSLMAYIPPGPARLGSNDGPANARPEATVLLDGYYINVFETTVAEYKRYRDEMKAKNKNSFAAINETADPRQPVLGIPWGVASAYAKWSGRELPTEAEFEKAARGPDGFRAPWGNTRAIWPEPRTTKTLANVGKFSSDQSIYGIYDLAGNAHEWVADWHDDNSHAEAAKSRDGVKNWTGAKKPKITSQHTVKGCLSDWDVTAREGRLMTDKFPDVGFRTVLRVGGGNPGQPAATPPNTPNTKPANPNRPPNPPRNNAF from the coding sequence ATGGCATGGCTTATCGAACAGGCTGGTTCAACAAATCCCACTGATTCCGCCGCACGAGTTGCGAACGGCTGGCAAGGAATCAGGCTGTGCGCCCTCCTGTGGCTGGCCCCCTGGTTGCTGTCAGGTTGTGGTGGTGGCACAAAACCACCAGCACCAGCAGCTCCGGTGGCTCCACCACCTGTCGCCATCAAAACGGTGAAGCCCGCTGCTCCTGAACCCGCTGAGAATCCGCCGGGCGAAGCCGCACCCGTCGAAGGCGAAGCCACAGCCGGCCCGGCCATGGCTCCACCGGGAGAACATCCCGCAAATGTGTTTGACTTCGTCGCACCTGGCTCTGTCAACAGCGTGACATCATCAACACCACTTCCGCATGAAATCGATCAGTTTGTGATTGCACAGGTGGCAGATCAGGCAGGTGCAACCAGCTTTGTCGTGACCGAAATTCCCGCCACCACCGAGACGGGAAGCTCGATCGATGCTTCGGGAAACCCTGCGAACCTCCAGGGAAATCGTTTACCAATTGGGTTCATGTCCGTTCCGGGGACAGGGTTATCGCCGGATGGCTGGCCTAAGCGAATCATCTGCCAGTACGACGGCAGCCTGATGGCCTACATCCCACCCGGGCCTGCCAGGCTCGGCTCCAATGACGGCCCCGCCAATGCCCGGCCTGAAGCCACGGTTCTACTGGATGGCTATTACATCAATGTGTTTGAAACAACGGTCGCTGAGTACAAACGCTATCGCGATGAGATGAAGGCCAAGAACAAGAACAGCTTCGCTGCGATCAATGAGACGGCTGATCCACGCCAGCCCGTACTGGGGATTCCGTGGGGTGTGGCCAGTGCCTACGCCAAGTGGTCTGGTCGGGAACTTCCCACAGAGGCGGAATTTGAAAAAGCCGCCCGTGGCCCGGACGGATTTCGAGCTCCCTGGGGCAATACCCGGGCGATCTGGCCCGAGCCGCGAACGACCAAAACATTGGCCAACGTCGGCAAGTTCAGCAGCGATCAGAGCATTTACGGCATCTACGACCTGGCGGGAAATGCTCATGAATGGGTCGCCGACTGGCACGACGACAACAGCCACGCCGAAGCGGCCAAGTCGCGAGACGGCGTGAAGAACTGGACAGGTGCCAAGAAGCCAAAAATTACCAGCCAGCACACCGTGAAAGGCTGTTTAAGCGATTGGGATGTCACAGCCCGGGAAGGTCGATTGATGACCGACAAATTCCCCGATGTCGGTTTCCGCACAGTCCTGCGCGTTGGAGGGGGAAATCCCGGACAACCTGCAGCCACTCCTCCCAACACACCCAACACGAAGCCCGCAAACCCCAACCGCCCCCCCAATCCACCACGCAACAACGCATTTTAG
- a CDS encoding Nramp family divalent metal transporter gives MTATPPEETIRAATTSSEPVTELAPHPGVASMPRWDLGDLPAPPVFKLRNVAGFIGPGIVLGASAIGGGEWLTGPLNTARFGGALLWLSTISILCQTLYNIEISRYTLYTGEPIFTGKFRLFPGPLFWLSFYLLLDFGSFLPYLASNAAIPLLGLYLGYVPDSKEYEWYLKLLGCLILVGVMLPMSVGGKVYHSLKAVMVFKLIFVVSFLLILAVWFSTFETWREIGTGFFQFGNIPVVAENDLNGNGIQDADEQPLGPNVKNVFIEFFGGRGFPVIDLSVIGILATMAAISGNGGLTNTPMSNYTRDQGWGMGRHVGAIPSFVGGHEIALSHVGMVFRQTKENLAHWKGWLKHVRREQLMIWMPACFIGLALPSMLSVQFLPRGTVLVDKWASAGMTANGVAEAVSGVPAARLFPQAAVISKGGTQTPEAAPSSETQAAEDAKLPPITGSQRAWGKTFWALTLFCGFLVLATSCASTAEGTLRRWVDVTWTASSHMRKIDPKHIGTLYFIVLWVYTGVGIFMLLTIKGDSLLTFAGMLYNYALGVSCFHTLFVNAFLLPKAIRPGIAVLTGLFLGGTFFMFIAILATYAEWGNIMKLFSPVKATVAFWFS, from the coding sequence ATGACAGCGACACCCCCAGAGGAGACGATCCGGGCTGCCACGACTTCCAGTGAGCCTGTGACCGAACTGGCACCCCACCCGGGTGTGGCCTCCATGCCTCGCTGGGATCTGGGAGATTTGCCCGCTCCGCCGGTGTTTAAGTTGCGGAATGTCGCCGGATTTATCGGGCCGGGAATTGTCCTGGGGGCTTCGGCCATCGGTGGCGGCGAGTGGCTGACTGGCCCGCTCAATACGGCTCGCTTTGGCGGTGCTCTGTTGTGGCTGTCGACGATCAGTATTCTTTGCCAGACACTCTATAACATCGAAATCAGCCGCTACACTCTCTATACCGGCGAGCCGATTTTTACCGGGAAGTTTCGGCTCTTCCCCGGGCCATTGTTCTGGCTGTCGTTCTACCTGCTACTCGATTTTGGCTCGTTTTTGCCCTACCTGGCTTCGAATGCCGCCATTCCTCTGTTGGGGCTGTATCTGGGGTATGTGCCCGATTCCAAAGAGTATGAATGGTATCTGAAGCTTCTGGGTTGCCTGATTCTCGTGGGTGTCATGCTCCCCATGAGTGTGGGCGGAAAAGTCTATCATTCGCTGAAAGCGGTCATGGTTTTCAAGCTGATCTTTGTGGTCAGCTTTCTGCTGATCCTCGCTGTCTGGTTTTCGACATTCGAAACGTGGCGTGAGATTGGTACAGGCTTTTTCCAGTTTGGCAACATTCCTGTGGTGGCCGAGAATGATCTCAATGGAAATGGCATTCAGGATGCTGATGAGCAGCCACTGGGTCCGAATGTCAAAAACGTGTTTATCGAATTCTTTGGCGGTCGCGGATTTCCAGTGATTGATCTGAGTGTGATCGGCATTCTCGCGACGATGGCTGCGATCTCGGGGAATGGCGGGCTCACTAACACTCCCATGAGTAACTACACCCGCGATCAGGGTTGGGGCATGGGCCGCCACGTGGGAGCAATCCCCAGTTTTGTCGGTGGCCACGAAATTGCCCTCTCGCACGTCGGGATGGTTTTCCGGCAAACGAAAGAAAATCTGGCTCACTGGAAGGGCTGGCTCAAGCACGTGAGGCGTGAACAACTCATGATCTGGATGCCCGCCTGCTTTATTGGCCTGGCACTCCCGAGCATGCTCTCGGTGCAGTTTTTGCCGCGTGGAACTGTGCTAGTTGATAAATGGGCTTCAGCCGGTATGACCGCCAATGGTGTGGCTGAAGCAGTAAGTGGTGTCCCAGCCGCCAGGCTGTTTCCTCAGGCGGCTGTGATTTCCAAAGGTGGCACACAAACCCCGGAGGCTGCCCCTTCGAGTGAAACTCAGGCAGCCGAAGATGCCAAGCTGCCACCCATTACCGGCAGCCAGCGCGCCTGGGGAAAAACGTTCTGGGCGCTGACTCTCTTCTGCGGATTTCTGGTGCTGGCCACCAGTTGTGCATCGACAGCGGAGGGGACTTTACGCCGGTGGGTCGATGTCACCTGGACAGCCAGTTCACACATGCGGAAGATCGATCCCAAGCATATCGGCACGCTCTACTTTATTGTGCTCTGGGTCTATACCGGAGTCGGGATTTTTATGCTGCTGACAATCAAGGGAGACAGCCTGCTCACCTTTGCCGGGATGCTTTATAATTACGCGCTGGGAGTGAGTTGCTTTCACACCTTGTTCGTGAATGCCTTCCTGCTGCCCAAGGCAATACGGCCCGGCATTGCTGTCCTCACAGGGCTCTTTTTGGGTGGAACGTTCTTTATGTTTATTGCCATTCTGGCCACCTATGCCGAGTGGGGGAACATCATGAAACTCTTCTCTCCCGTGAAAGCAACTGTCGCCTTCTGGTTTTCGTGA
- a CDS encoding coproporphyrinogen-III oxidase family protein: MTTNTVLPAETLPVLNPESPATGGCDDIQLDPPKAQTTEVGSYFISNYPPFSLWQSSNLPRLKEVMAAPPASKAPLGLYLHIPFCRKRCKFCYFRVYTNQNAKAIEQYVEALAREVELVSQLPAIQGRKLKFVYFGGGTPSYLSSKQLRFLREKLSAHISWDDAEEVTFECEPGTLHEEKVATLKDIGITRVSLGVENFNDQILEENGRAHKTPEVYRAYEWIQKAGFPQVNIDLIAGMIGETDENWAMNIREARKLAAQNVTIYQMELPFNTIISKEMKELGTASPVADWATKRRWVSEAMDALGEDGYHISSGNELVKNPTTDQFVYRDNVWRGCDLLAIGVSSFGHLQGVHYQNLDRIEDYLATVERGELPVNRALEPTPHQRLIREWVLQMKEGQVSAAPFIDKFGINPLEEFRTPLANQAARGYLVVEEDRVRLTRKGLLQVDSLLPEYFEPEHRAVRYT, encoded by the coding sequence ATGACGACCAACACTGTCCTTCCAGCCGAAACACTCCCGGTTCTGAATCCCGAAAGTCCTGCCACCGGCGGTTGTGACGACATCCAGCTCGACCCACCCAAGGCTCAGACCACTGAGGTGGGCAGTTACTTCATCTCAAACTATCCGCCGTTTTCGCTCTGGCAATCGAGCAACCTGCCCCGCTTGAAAGAGGTGATGGCTGCACCTCCTGCATCGAAGGCTCCACTCGGGCTGTATCTGCACATTCCCTTCTGCCGTAAACGCTGCAAATTCTGTTACTTCCGGGTCTATACCAATCAGAATGCCAAGGCGATTGAACAGTACGTTGAAGCCCTGGCTCGCGAAGTGGAACTGGTCAGCCAGTTGCCCGCCATCCAGGGCCGCAAGCTCAAGTTTGTCTACTTTGGTGGGGGAACTCCCTCCTATCTGAGTTCTAAACAACTCCGCTTTCTTCGCGAGAAGTTAAGTGCCCATATCAGTTGGGATGACGCCGAAGAAGTGACCTTCGAGTGCGAGCCCGGCACGTTGCACGAAGAGAAAGTCGCCACGCTGAAAGACATCGGCATCACGCGCGTCTCCTTGGGCGTCGAGAACTTTAATGACCAGATCCTCGAAGAAAATGGCCGAGCCCATAAGACGCCGGAAGTCTACCGCGCTTACGAGTGGATTCAGAAAGCGGGCTTCCCTCAGGTGAACATTGATCTCATTGCCGGGATGATTGGCGAGACCGATGAGAACTGGGCCATGAACATTCGCGAAGCTCGAAAGCTCGCTGCTCAGAACGTGACCATTTATCAGATGGAACTCCCCTTCAATACGATCATCTCGAAAGAGATGAAAGAGCTGGGCACCGCTTCACCTGTGGCCGATTGGGCCACCAAACGCCGCTGGGTGAGTGAAGCGATGGATGCCCTCGGTGAAGATGGCTACCACATCTCCAGTGGCAACGAACTTGTCAAGAACCCCACGACCGACCAGTTTGTCTATCGCGATAACGTCTGGCGAGGCTGCGATCTGCTGGCGATTGGAGTTTCTTCGTTTGGCCATCTGCAGGGTGTCCATTATCAGAATCTCGATCGCATTGAGGATTATCTGGCAACGGTCGAGCGGGGTGAGTTGCCTGTGAACCGAGCCCTCGAACCCACGCCACATCAGCGGCTGATTCGCGAATGGGTGCTGCAGATGAAAGAAGGTCAGGTGAGTGCCGCACCATTCATCGATAAGTTTGGCATCAATCCGCTGGAGGAGTTCCGCACACCACTAGCCAATCAGGCGGCCCGGGGTTACCTCGTCGTCGAAGAAGATCGCGTGCGGCTGACGAGAAAAGGTCTCCTGCAGGTTGATAGTCTGCTCCCGGAATACTTCGAACCCGAACACCGTGCTGTTCGTTACACCTGA
- a CDS encoding ATP-grasp domain-containing protein — MAIVTWVFEPNIFPETHQPIRKAVRDGGHCLIEWSDAWWTDGVPSNVPNSSVVFHGSLGNAARITSELQWTPGAFCSVEAFRCSAWYESARQWLVHRDWTICPASELVANARKLADKLGATDRVFVRPDSPLKPFSGRVVDVASLTLAKLDYGFYYDDETIPVVVAPVQSIGNEWRFVIADRSVIAGSAYDPKTRNPVIAALNSAPAEFATIVASSIPEPEIVYILDICECNGELRLLELNPFGGADLYACNATKVVEVVSSIAENETK, encoded by the coding sequence ATGGCAATCGTAACATGGGTTTTTGAGCCGAACATCTTTCCTGAAACCCATCAGCCAATCCGAAAAGCTGTCCGCGATGGCGGGCATTGTCTCATTGAGTGGTCAGATGCCTGGTGGACGGATGGTGTGCCTTCGAATGTGCCAAATTCGTCTGTCGTGTTTCATGGCTCGCTTGGTAACGCCGCAAGAATTACGAGTGAGTTGCAATGGACGCCGGGTGCGTTCTGCTCAGTCGAAGCATTTCGATGCTCTGCATGGTACGAGTCAGCCCGTCAATGGCTTGTCCATAGAGACTGGACGATCTGTCCTGCGAGTGAGTTGGTCGCTAACGCTCGAAAACTTGCCGACAAGCTCGGGGCTACCGATCGCGTGTTTGTACGCCCGGATAGCCCACTGAAACCCTTTAGTGGACGGGTCGTTGATGTCGCTTCCCTGACGTTGGCAAAGCTCGATTATGGTTTCTACTACGATGACGAAACCATTCCGGTCGTCGTGGCACCAGTGCAGTCGATTGGAAACGAATGGCGTTTTGTCATTGCGGATCGCTCGGTGATTGCAGGTTCGGCCTATGATCCGAAAACGCGAAATCCGGTGATCGCGGCACTAAACTCCGCACCAGCCGAATTCGCAACCATCGTAGCCTCATCGATCCCGGAACCAGAAATCGTCTACATACTCGATATCTGCGAGTGTAATGGTGAACTGCGACTCCTCGAATTAAATCCTTTTGGCGGTGCTGACCTTTACGCATGTAATGCAACGAAGGTTGTTGAGGTTGTCTCATCCATCGCAGAGAACGAGACAAAGTAA
- the arsD gene encoding arsenite efflux transporter metallochaperone ArsD, with translation MSTLQIFDKALCCSTGICGPQVDPVLPQFAADLDWLKSRGVAVERFNLAQQPMAFAANEVIRELLATEGPEVLPVTVIDGEIKSRSRYPSRRELGTWAGISSPLLTPLPMLSPE, from the coding sequence ATGAGCACACTGCAGATTTTCGACAAGGCACTTTGTTGTTCGACAGGGATCTGTGGTCCGCAGGTGGATCCTGTGCTCCCTCAGTTTGCGGCAGATCTTGACTGGCTGAAAAGTCGCGGCGTCGCGGTCGAACGCTTCAACCTGGCCCAGCAGCCCATGGCCTTCGCGGCTAACGAAGTGATTCGGGAACTGCTGGCGACCGAAGGCCCCGAGGTGCTGCCAGTGACGGTGATCGATGGGGAAATCAAATCCCGCTCGCGCTACCCCTCACGCAGAGAACTCGGCACCTGGGCCGGCATCTCCTCGCCACTCTTGACACCGCTCCCGATGCTCTCACCCGAGTGA
- a CDS encoding carbon starvation CstA family protein, with translation MLGILIGAAILLYAAWRLYGPVLARLLELDNNRPTPAVTQCDHLDYEPIEPNALLSQHFSAIAAAGPIVGPIVAGIAFGWLPAILWILVGAIFVGGVHDITALVASIRHKARSIAEVVREHMSRRAFLLFLSFVWLALVYIVVAFTDITARAFVGQLDLGNGEVVSGGGIASSSLIYLLIPIIMGVTMRYTKLSLGWATIIFLPLVGLSVYVGQLIPLDMESLMLRFGWATTADEAKWAAIITWDLLLLFYCCLASIAPMWLLLQPRGHLGGYFLYVALIGGAAGLIVGSLLNQQPIQYPMFRGWQPPEAGNFVFPMLFILIACGACSGFHALIASGTTSKQLRVESDARVVGYGAMLLEAMVAILSLACVMRLSQTDPLLTSGKLEPNVIYATGLGSFLQTFGIPASLAVSFALMAFTTFVYDTLDVCTRLGRYIIQELTGWQGWGGRWFGTIISAAAPAFFVTQQVTNLQGKVVPSWEVFWPLFGASNQLLAALTLLGVTVWLWQTRRAAWVWIVTGLPTVLMYTMSLWALGVMTSGTWQQIQKAEKVAPVSYVIITVSSLLIVLALLMLIEAIMALTTNNKERAIPVTTPA, from the coding sequence ATGTTAGGAATTCTCATCGGTGCGGCAATCCTCCTGTATGCCGCCTGGCGGCTCTATGGGCCGGTGCTGGCACGTCTTCTGGAACTGGATAACAACCGCCCCACACCAGCCGTCACGCAGTGCGATCATCTCGACTACGAGCCGATTGAACCCAATGCACTGCTTTCACAGCATTTTTCGGCGATTGCCGCTGCCGGGCCGATTGTGGGCCCCATTGTCGCTGGCATCGCGTTTGGCTGGTTGCCCGCCATTTTATGGATTCTTGTCGGCGCCATCTTTGTCGGGGGTGTGCATGATATTACAGCTCTGGTCGCTTCGATCCGGCACAAAGCCCGTTCGATTGCCGAAGTTGTCCGCGAGCACATGAGCCGTCGGGCGTTTCTGCTCTTTCTTTCGTTTGTCTGGCTGGCACTGGTCTACATTGTGGTCGCTTTTACGGATATCACCGCGAGAGCTTTCGTCGGGCAGCTCGATCTGGGGAATGGCGAAGTGGTGAGTGGCGGCGGGATTGCCTCGTCATCGCTGATCTATCTGCTGATCCCCATCATCATGGGTGTGACCATGCGATACACGAAATTGTCGCTGGGCTGGGCCACCATTATCTTTCTGCCGCTGGTAGGACTTTCGGTCTATGTGGGCCAGTTGATTCCGCTCGATATGGAAAGTCTGATGCTTCGCTTCGGCTGGGCCACGACAGCCGACGAAGCCAAGTGGGCAGCGATTATCACGTGGGATCTGCTGCTGCTGTTCTATTGCTGCCTGGCTTCGATTGCCCCGATGTGGCTGCTATTACAGCCACGGGGTCATCTGGGCGGATACTTCCTGTATGTCGCTTTGATTGGTGGAGCTGCGGGCTTAATCGTTGGCAGCCTGTTGAATCAGCAGCCGATTCAATACCCGATGTTCCGGGGTTGGCAACCACCGGAAGCAGGGAATTTTGTCTTCCCGATGCTGTTCATTCTCATTGCCTGTGGAGCCTGTTCAGGTTTTCATGCACTCATTGCCTCTGGCACAACTTCCAAGCAGCTGCGTGTCGAATCTGATGCCCGTGTCGTGGGTTATGGCGCGATGCTCCTGGAAGCGATGGTGGCAATTTTGTCGCTGGCGTGCGTGATGCGGCTTTCACAAACCGACCCACTCTTAACGAGTGGTAAATTGGAGCCCAACGTGATCTATGCCACGGGACTGGGGAGTTTTCTGCAGACGTTTGGTATCCCGGCAAGCCTGGCGGTTTCGTTCGCTTTGATGGCCTTTACCACCTTTGTTTACGACACTCTTGATGTCTGTACGCGACTGGGCCGGTACATCATTCAGGAACTGACGGGCTGGCAAGGCTGGGGTGGCCGCTGGTTTGGCACCATCATTTCCGCTGCAGCACCCGCCTTTTTTGTGACTCAGCAAGTCACCAACCTGCAAGGCAAAGTGGTTCCTTCGTGGGAAGTCTTCTGGCCCCTGTTTGGTGCCAGTAATCAATTGCTCGCTGCTCTCACATTACTCGGGGTGACGGTATGGTTGTGGCAAACTCGCCGAGCCGCCTGGGTGTGGATTGTCACTGGCCTCCCCACCGTGCTGATGTACACGATGAGTCTCTGGGCTCTCGGTGTGATGACGAGTGGCACATGGCAGCAGATCCAGAAAGCGGAGAAGGTTGCGCCGGTCAGTTATGTGATCATCACGGTTTCGTCACTGCTGATTGTGCTGGCATTGCTGATGCTGATCGAAGCGATCATGGCTTTGACAACAAACAACAAAGAGCGGGCCATTCCTGTGACAACACCGGCCTGA
- a CDS encoding polyprenyl synthetase family protein produces MTMSKPPVLDQPIQGGSLLAALDSLLADDLAAVERILWNELESDQPCVKDILQHATRFRGKRLRPILVLLSARACGEVNETHRLLAAVVEMIHIATLVHDDVLDEASTRRHVATVNARWNNETSVLFGDYLFTHAFHLASELPTSHACRIIGRATNKVCEGELTQIHERGNLDLNEETYFKIINGKTAELTAVSAYLGAHYADQPAEVVNAVEAYGRKLGLAFQIADDLLDILGVEKKTGKTLGSDLKKQKLTLPIIRLLATATSADATIIRELLAHPEDDTAGQLREYLHKSDALEYTSQTAHKLVEEACEHLNVLPESQARHWLCEIARFSVERSF; encoded by the coding sequence ATGACCATGTCCAAGCCTCCTGTGCTGGATCAACCCATCCAGGGAGGAAGTCTGCTGGCAGCTTTGGACAGTTTGCTGGCTGACGATCTTGCTGCCGTCGAGCGCATTCTCTGGAACGAACTCGAAAGCGATCAACCCTGCGTGAAGGATATTCTTCAGCATGCAACGCGTTTTCGTGGCAAGCGATTACGACCAATTCTGGTTCTGCTCTCTGCCAGGGCTTGCGGCGAAGTGAATGAAACCCATCGCCTGCTGGCGGCTGTCGTTGAGATGATCCACATCGCCACGTTAGTTCACGATGACGTCCTCGACGAAGCTTCGACACGCCGACATGTCGCAACAGTTAATGCGCGGTGGAACAACGAAACGAGTGTGCTGTTTGGCGATTATCTTTTCACACATGCGTTCCATCTGGCGAGTGAACTTCCGACTTCACACGCCTGTAGGATCATCGGGCGAGCAACGAATAAGGTCTGTGAAGGAGAACTCACCCAGATCCATGAGCGTGGTAATCTCGATTTGAATGAAGAGACGTACTTCAAAATCATCAATGGGAAAACGGCAGAACTGACGGCTGTCAGTGCCTATCTGGGGGCTCATTACGCCGACCAGCCCGCGGAAGTCGTGAATGCTGTTGAAGCCTATGGTCGGAAGCTGGGTCTAGCATTTCAGATTGCCGACGATCTGCTCGACATTCTCGGAGTCGAAAAGAAGACCGGCAAAACGTTGGGATCAGACCTCAAAAAACAGAAGTTGACGCTGCCCATCATTCGTTTGCTGGCAACCGCCACATCTGCCGATGCGACGATTATTCGTGAACTGCTTGCCCATCCAGAAGACGATACAGCCGGGCAATTGCGGGAATATCTGCACAAGAGCGATGCTCTCGAATACACCTCACAAACGGCACACAAGCTGGTGGAAGAGGCTTGTGAGCATTTGAACGTGTTGCCTGAGAGTCAGGCACGCCACTGGCTCTGCGAGATCGCACGCTTCTCAGTGGAAAGATCGTTTTAA